The window TACCTTTCCCGCGCCGGAAGATTCCGGCTACGCTGCATCCCCCGGTTCGATAACGCTTTGCATTGAGAGCCTGTCCCCTTCTCATTGAACCTGCCTTATGTGGCATCTCTGACAATCAATAAGGGGAAAGGCGACCGAAACATGACAGACACCGCAGTATTTTCCCTCAAAGATCTCTTTCATAGAATACTGCGACGTTCCCTTTTTTACGCCGACAAATATTTCCGGATGACAGAGCTCACAGCCATTCCAGACCGTATGCTTCTTGTGAGAAAATATGATGTCGGGCATTCCTTCCACTTTTGCCCCAAGATCAAAATCCTTCTGAGCGGTAATCGCCCGTCTCTTGATCGAGACGTTCTCGACAAAATCAACCGGCCTTATCAGGCCCTCTGCTTCGGCCTTTTCCCAGTCGACTCCGTTACCAAAGCGTTCCTTCGGGAGCTTCGCGGTGAATTCGCCAAAATCGTACTTCGGTTTCACATTCTTTCCTGCCGAGTGACAGAACGCACATCGCGCCTTTTCTCCCGGTGTGGGAGCTTTAGAGCATGCCTCGAATACCTTCTCTTTACCCGATATCATCTTCCCGTTATGACATGCGCCGCAGTAGTAACCCTTCATGTTGTCAGTCGCCTTGACGGCTGTGGCGCCCGCCTTCATAGCGAACCCAATGTCCACATGGCACACCCTGCAGGTGAATTTTGCCCGATGAAGCCAGTGATCGAAGACAACCGGGGAAAGACCTGCCTTCTCGGAATAGTTGTTGATTACGACTCTGCCGTATTCATATGGCAGGGGCCTCTTTTTCTTGACGGAGGTTTGAGCCGACACCATGCCGACAAAAACAAAAAGCAAGAAGATTCCACAGAGAACCTTATTCATAGAAAGCCCCCTCCTGTAATTTGCTTGTGATGCGTGATTCGGCTCTATTATAGTCTCATCCCGGATAAAGTCAATATATCTGCACCGGCGACGGAAGCCGTCCCGACTTCTCGTTCCCGCGGCCTTTCCGGCTGAACCATGATGAATCGAACCTAATCGTATTCCATATCGATTACCGTGCCGCCGGCCTTAATCTTCTTGGCGGACGCTACCCTTGTTGATCGCTTTTTCCTCCACGGAGACGCCCGAGGAACCAGCCTTAAGAATGAAGTGCGCCATCACCGCCAGAATGACGGCAAGGAGAAGAATACTCAGGAAAAATTTTGGTCTCCGGTAGAGCAGGTAAGCAAGGACTAGCGCGATGGCAACTGTGACGAGAGGATGGGCCTGATAAAATCCGATGACGACACCCATGTATCCAGAGACGTCCATACAATCATTTATACCAGAAAACCCAAAAATGTGAAAGTTGCTCTCGCCTTATCCGTTCACCTCTCTATGTCATGAAGCGGCAGTCCCATCGCCTCAGCCAGCGCTCTATGCACAATCCCACCCCGGTAGGTATTCACGCTCGACCTGATTACCGCGTCCCCCCTGATGGCCTCCTCGACACCCTCATTTGCGACGATTTTGACATAGGGGAATGTTGCATTCGTCAGTGCGAGCGTCGATGTCCTCGGATATGCGCCGGGCATGTTGGCAACGGTGTAATGGACGACACCGTCAATTTCGTACACAGGATTGTCATGCGTCGTGGGCCTCGATGTCTCGACACATCCCCCCTGGTCTACAGAGACATCTACGATTACCGCGCCCTTTTTCATAGATTTGAGCATATCCTTCCTGATCAGGAGCGGGGTTTTCCCGCCGGGTATGAGGATAGCCCCGATGACGATATCCGCATCTCTGATCTCTTCCCTTATGTTGTACTGGCTCATCGGCAGGGTACGCACCCGTCCCAAAAACAGCTCATCAATTTTTTGCAGCCTCTCGACACCCCTGTTCATCACGAAGGTGTCCATTTCGAGACCGAGACAGACACGGGCGGCATTGCTTCCCACGACTCCGGCACCCAATATCACGACCTTCGCGGGCTTCACCCCCACGGTCCCCGTAGGCAAGACTCCGTCGCCCCCGCAGAATTCCTGAAGATAATAGGCGCCCATGAGAGGCGCCATTCTTCCGGCAATCTCGCTCATAGGGGTGAGGAGCGGAAGGCTCTGGTCCCTCTCGAGGGTTTCGTATCCCAGGGCTGTCACTCTCCTTCTGAGAAGCGCTTCGGTCAGTTCGGGGTTCGGCGCCAGATGGAGGAAGGTGAATATCGCCTGCCCCTCCCTGAGGAGGTCGTACTCGGAAAGGAGGGGCTCCTTAACCTTTATGATAAGCTCAGATTTCCTGAAGAGCGTCTTTCTCTCGACGATGTCGGCATCGGCATTGAGGTATTCATCGTCGGAGAATCCGCTGCCCGCACCCGCTCCCTCCTCAACAAGAATCATATGCCCTTCCCTCTTGAGTTCCTCGACGCCGGCCGGGGTCAGCGCAATCCGGTATTCCTCCTTCTTAATCTCCTTCGGAACGCCTATGATCATACAGGATTCCTCCTCGAAGCTACATCGTTCAACCAAATTATAGCAAATGTGGGCCGGATTGCTAAGAGAGGAGAGGTGCGCTATAATAAGGCCGGTGACGTGATTATCGCCGCTTCGCGGCGTTTGCTGCCGTCCACTTCTGCAGCCTGTCGAGGGGGTTCTGGATGAGGAAAAGAACGCTTCCTCTGTCCCAAGTCTATGGTCTGCTAGAGCCCGGACCGGTCGTGATGGTCACTACGGCCCGTCGAGGCCGGGCGAACATTATGGCCATGTCGTGGCATACGATGATGGAGTTCGAGCCGCCGATTATCGGCTGCGTTATCAGCAACAGGAACCATACGTTCGGCATCCTCAAGGAAACCCGGGAATGCGTCATCAACATCCCCACCGTGGAACTCGCCGAGAAAGTTGTCGGATGCGGCAACACATCCGGTCGCCGCGTCGACAAGTTCAAGACCTTCGGCCTCACTCCGGCTAGCCCCTCCCGGGTATCGGCGCCGCTTATCGACGAGTGCCCCGCGAACCTTGAATGCAGGGTCGTCGATACACGGATGGTGGCGAAATACAACTTCTTCATCCTCGAGGTAGTCAAGGCATGGATCGACCCATCGAGGAAGAACGGACAGACGATCCATCATCTCGGCAGGGGCGTATTTATGATCGCAGGCAAGACAGTTAAGCTGCCTTCGAAGATGAAATAGCAATCGGCAAGATCAGACTGAACCGAACTCCTAGCGACCGATAACTCTCCTCTCGCTGCGGGGCTCATCATCTATGCCTTTGCAGCAGGATTTGAGAAAGATCTTCTCTTCGTACTCGGGGGAATCAGCGAGATTGAGGGGTCGTTTCCGCATCATGTTCAGTTTCAATATCTTGAAGTTCAATTCCCTGAGTCTCTTCAACCTCTCCTTCTCATCGTCCAGGGTGTTCACCAGTTCTCTCAGGCTCATCACTTCCCTATGCGTTTCGATTTCAGGCGGAAGGCACCCGGCGTTCTTCATGATCCTGTAGGCGAGCCGCAGGTCTTCGGCCAGCCAGGTTTCATCCTCGAAGACGAGGGGTTTCCCCTCCCCCCGGAGATTATCGAATGCGCCCTCCTCCATGGCCCTCCTGATCCGCTCTTCAGCGACCCTGGCGATTATTTCCATATTACCCCCTCAGCCCTGAATAGGCTGACTGAAAGGCAAAGATAGCAAAGACGAATAACAGTCCGGAAAGAAAGAGGAGATAAACCCCCCTGAGCAGATTCTTCCTCTTCACCTCGGAGAGTCCCCTCGGCGCAAGCATGACGGCCCCGAACGAGAGCATGAGGCCCAGGAGTATCTGGGTAATGCTCCTAACCAAGGCCGGCCCCTGAAAAACCGTGGTGCTTCAAGGGAAATGCGTAGCTGTTTCTCGGCTCCTCCACAAAAGTTATTCTATGACACTTATTCTTCTCTTGTAAAGCCTTGTTCCGGAAGAGATAATAATTTTCCTTGACAGTGAGATGTAACATCTGTTACATTATTAACAGAAGTCACATCATCTCCGAGCCGAGAAGGAGGCAACAGATGAAAAAGGCGACAAGAAATCTGGACGAGCTATTCCTGGATATCGCATTTGCGGCAGAACGAGAGTTCAACTTTCCACACGGGGATCTGCATCGCATCGCAAGAGAGATAGAGGATACCCTTGTCGCAGTCGCCTTTGCGGAGGCTGGAGAGTTCGAAACCGCAGTGGGCTGCCCGAATAAGGGTGGTGAAAACACGAAACAGCAACGGCCCGGCTGCCGTACGAGGACATTTACCCGCCTTTGTGCGGGAAAGGCTTAGTCGAAGCGCGACGGGATGAGAGAGGAGGCGCAGAGAAAAGCGTATGAAGCGTAGAGAGCAAAAGAGCATGGTTAAGAGCCATCACTGGATATTGTTCTTTTATAGCGTTCCTTCAAAGCCGGTGAGCAGCCGGATGAAGATATGGCGGAAACTCGCCAAGGCAGGGGCGCTCCAGCTCAAAGGAGCTGTCTACATCCTCCCCCTGACCGAAGAGCACTATGAGTTCTTCCAATGGCTTGTTTCTGAGGTCTCGTCAATGGGCGGGGAGGCGGCGTTTACGAGGATCGACGCCATTGATTCCATGAGGGATCAGGAGATCATCGATCTTTTCAATCAGCACAAAGATGTCGAGTACCAAACGCTCGGCGGAGCCCTCGAAGACCTCGAAACGAAGGTGAACAGCGTCAGAAAGGGCTCAAAGTCACAAAACCCTAAGGCGTTGTCAGAGCAGATCGCCAAGCTCTCAAGGAGCTATGAAGAGGCCCTCAAAACAGACTTCTTCGTTTCAAAATCCGGCTCCGCATTCAGTTCAAGGCTCAATTCCCTGCATAAAGCAATTAAGAGTCTCTCAGGAGCTGCAATCGAGGTTAGACCTGTAAGTGTACCTTTGCGAAAAATCGGAGACTACCAGGGAAAGATATGGATAAGCCGCAAGAGGCCCTTCGTTGACAGAATGGCCTCGGCATGGCTGATCAGGAGGTTCATAGACAGAAACGCCGTATTCAGACTCGTTGACGAGAGGGAGATGGCGACTGTCGCCAAGGACCATGTCACCTTCGATGTGAGCGGCGGGGTCTTGACTCATGTCGGTGATCTTTGCACTTTCGAGGTTTTGGTAAGGACATTCGGAATGAAGGACAGGGCCGTCAGGAAGATAGCCGAGATTGTACATGAGCTCGACATTAAGGACGACAAGTACCGGAATCCTGAAACGAGGGGCCTTGAAGAGATCCTTTCCGGGCTCAGAAAGGCTGTCAAGGACGACACGGAGCTTCTGGAAAAGGGGATGTCAGTCTTTGAGATGCTTTTTCTGTCAAAGGCAGGCCCCTAGCATGAATAGAGGAATACCATTCAAGGACACATTCCTTTACTGGCTGAAGCTTGGCTTTATCAGTTTTGGCGGCCCCACAGGGCAGATAGCGATGATGCACAAGGAGATTGTCGAAAACAAAAAATGGATGGACGAAGATCAGTTCCTGCATGCCCTTAACTTCTGCATGTTTCTGCCCGGCCCTGAGGCCCAGCAGCTCGCCACGTATATCGGCTGGACGCTCAACAGTACCCGCGGCGCCCTGGCAGCGGGAGTGCTGTTCGTGCTGCCCTCGGTCTTCATACTCTGGGGCCTGAGCTGGATCTATGCGGCTTTTGGGACGATCCCGGCAGTGTCGGCCCTCTTTTACGGGCTGAAGCCGGCAGTCGCTGCGATTGTTGCCGAGGCGGTGATCAGGATCGGAAAGAAATCTCTGAAGACCGGCACCCTTGTTGTTCTCGCTTCTTTGTCATTCATCGCCATCTATTTTCTGAACATCCCGTTCCCGGTAATCATTGTCAGCGCGGGTATCATTGGCTATTTGTTCAATCGTCGGCTGTCGGGCCAGGGGGAGCCACTGAAAGGCGCTGTATCTGAATCAGTGCATGACTCCACATCCAGTGGGTGGGGCCGAACCATCAGAATCGCCACATTCGGCCTGCTTCTCTGGTTCTCTCCGATGATTCTCATCGGTCTGTGGCTGGGGTGGGACTCTATTCTCGTCAATATCGGCGTCTTGTTCAGTAAGGCAGCGGTCGTGACCTTTGGAGGCGCTTACGCAGTGTTAGGCTATATAGGCCAACAGGCAGTGAACCATTATGGTTGGCTCACACAGGAGCAGATGATGGACGGACTCGCCCTTGCCGAAACCACTCCTGGACCGCTTATCATGGTTAACCAGTTTGTGGCGTACGTTGCCGCCTATCTCCATACACAGGGGCTCACGCCTGCCGTAGCCGGAGCTGTCGGCGGAGTTGTGGCCACGTGGGTTACCTTTGTGCCGTCAACGCTCTGGATTTTCATCGGCGCCCCGTATATCGAATCGCTCCGTCGCAAGGTCAGGCTCTCTTCCGCCCTGACCGCTATTACTGCCGCTGTGGTCGGAGTGGTCCTCAATCTGGCGGTAAACTTCACGCGCCACACTCTCCTGCCGGAAACCGGAGGGTTTCAGTGGTACGCGCTTGCCGCTTCCATAATCAGCTTTGTCGGCATGACAAAGTTCAAGTGGGGCATGATACCGGTGATCATCGGCTCGGCATTAGCCGGGTATATATGGAAACAGATTCTGTAACAATAAGGAGAACCATCATGAATTGTGCACAATTTTGTCCGGTAGGAAAGCTTGAAAAGTTGCTATTGGCAACTGACGGATCAAAACACAGCGAGGGAGCGATACGGGAGGCCATTGGCTTCGCTTCGAAATGCTCGAGCAAACTTTACGTATGCATGGTGCTTGAAACAAACCCCGAGTATGAAACTATCGGCTCAGATGTCTTAGAAAGAGAGGAAGAAGAGGCAAAAGCCCATCTTGACTCAATTAAGTCAAGGGCGGCAACGGAGGGACTGGCATGTGAAACTATCTTCCTCGAATCAGTGGAGGCTTCTGAAGCCATCGTGGACGAAGCGACTGAGAAGAAAGTCGACATGATCGTCATCGGCAGGCATGGACGAAAAGGCTTGTTGAAAGCATTTATGGGAGAGCTCGCTGAGAGGGTGATCACACACGCTCCCTGTAAGGTCCTTGTAGTACCCAAGGCTGCCAAGATTGAATACCGAAATATCATGGTGGCAACAGATGGGTCCGGACATAGTATCGCTGCGGTTGAAGAAGCTGTAAACATCGCAAAGCGTTGTGGCAGCAGAATCATCGCTCTCTCCTCTGTCCGGACAGACAGTGAGTTGGCACGAGCTCAAGCAAATGTGAACAAGGTTCTTGAGATGGCCAAGAGTGAAGGCGTAGAAGCCGAAGGGCTCACGCCTGCCGGTAGGTCTTATAACGTCATCGTCGAGACAGCAGGCGGAAGAGGAGTTGACCTAATCGTTATGGGGATGCCGGTAAAATCAGAACTGGGAAAGTTCTTCACCGGAAGTGCGACCGAAAAGGTGATCGGGACCGCTGGTTGTGCAGTCCTCGTCGCAAAGGGAGAGGCTTCGGTTTCTGCAACGGTTTAGCTCAAACATTACAAGAAAAGGAGAATAAGATGAAAGAAGTAACGGAAATGGCGGTAAAGCTTATGGCGGCATCGGCGAGGACAGCACCGAAGGCCGGTGGAAAAGACTTTCTCGAAATCGCGGTGATCACGAAGGACGAGGATCTCAAAAAAATCGCTGAGACGATGAAGGAATATGCATCGAAGAGCACCAACGAAGCTTACTGGCTGAGGGATGCATCGAATATCGAAAACTCTCAGGCTCTCCTTCTCGTCGGACTCAGCAAGCCGGTGACGGCGGGGTATGATTGCGGGGGATGTGGCTATCTTACGTGCGCAGAGTTTGCGAAGAACAGACAGATCAGGAGCAAAGAGATGGGATATACGGGTCCCCATTGTGTGATGAGGATGATCGATATAGGCGTGGCTCTTTCATCGGCTGCAAAAACGGCGGGCCTTCTCAATGTCGACAACAGGGTGCAGCAGCGCGTCGGAGCTGCGGCAAGGGCCATAGGTCTGATACAGGGCGAAGTCGTCATGGGCATACCGGTCAGCATAACGGGGAAGAGTATCTATTACGACCGGCAGACACCCGTGAAGCACTGAAAGATACCGTAATGAATGAACAGGCAGGACACGATATTCGAGCGTTTTTTTTGCCGATAGTCCGGACAGAATACTAAATGTCAGGAGGCAAAAACCTAGGAGGTCTGAAAGACCGAGAATGAGCAAGAATATTGTGTTCTGCCTAGATATGGGGCACACGATATCATGACA is drawn from Thermodesulfovibrionales bacterium and contains these coding sequences:
- a CDS encoding c(7)-type cytochrome triheme domain-containing protein — its product is MNKVLCGIFLLFVFVGMVSAQTSVKKKRPLPYEYGRVVINNYSEKAGLSPVVFDHWLHRAKFTCRVCHVDIGFAMKAGATAVKATDNMKGYYCGACHNGKMISGKEKVFEACSKAPTPGEKARCAFCHSAGKNVKPKYDFGEFTAKLPKERFGNGVDWEKAEAEGLIRPVDFVENVSIKRRAITAQKDFDLGAKVEGMPDIIFSHKKHTVWNGCELCHPEIFVGVKKGTSQYSMKEIFEGKYCGVCHVSVAFPLIDCQRCHIRQVQ
- the ald gene encoding alanine dehydrogenase → MIIGVPKEIKKEEYRIALTPAGVEELKREGHMILVEEGAGAGSGFSDDEYLNADADIVERKTLFRKSELIIKVKEPLLSEYDLLREGQAIFTFLHLAPNPELTEALLRRRVTALGYETLERDQSLPLLTPMSEIAGRMAPLMGAYYLQEFCGGDGVLPTGTVGVKPAKVVILGAGVVGSNAARVCLGLEMDTFVMNRGVERLQKIDELFLGRVRTLPMSQYNIREEIRDADIVIGAILIPGGKTPLLIRKDMLKSMKKGAVIVDVSVDQGGCVETSRPTTHDNPVYEIDGVVHYTVANMPGAYPRTSTLALTNATFPYVKIVANEGVEEAIRGDAVIRSSVNTYRGGIVHRALAEAMGLPLHDIER
- a CDS encoding flavin reductase family protein: MRKRTLPLSQVYGLLEPGPVVMVTTARRGRANIMAMSWHTMMEFEPPIIGCVISNRNHTFGILKETRECVINIPTVELAEKVVGCGNTSGRRVDKFKTFGLTPASPSRVSAPLIDECPANLECRVVDTRMVAKYNFFILEVVKAWIDPSRKNGQTIHHLGRGVFMIAGKTVKLPSKMK
- a CDS encoding DnaJ family domain-containing protein, with the protein product MEIIARVAEERIRRAMEEGAFDNLRGEGKPLVFEDETWLAEDLRLAYRIMKNAGCLPPEIETHREVMSLRELVNTLDDEKERLKRLRELNFKILKLNMMRKRPLNLADSPEYEEKIFLKSCCKGIDDEPRSERRVIGR
- a CDS encoding chromate resistance protein ChrB domain-containing protein codes for the protein MKRREQKSMVKSHHWILFFYSVPSKPVSSRMKIWRKLAKAGALQLKGAVYILPLTEEHYEFFQWLVSEVSSMGGEAAFTRIDAIDSMRDQEIIDLFNQHKDVEYQTLGGALEDLETKVNSVRKGSKSQNPKALSEQIAKLSRSYEEALKTDFFVSKSGSAFSSRLNSLHKAIKSLSGAAIEVRPVSVPLRKIGDYQGKIWISRKRPFVDRMASAWLIRRFIDRNAVFRLVDEREMATVAKDHVTFDVSGGVLTHVGDLCTFEVLVRTFGMKDRAVRKIAEIVHELDIKDDKYRNPETRGLEEILSGLRKAVKDDTELLEKGMSVFEMLFLSKAGP
- the chrA gene encoding chromate efflux transporter; protein product: MNRGIPFKDTFLYWLKLGFISFGGPTGQIAMMHKEIVENKKWMDEDQFLHALNFCMFLPGPEAQQLATYIGWTLNSTRGALAAGVLFVLPSVFILWGLSWIYAAFGTIPAVSALFYGLKPAVAAIVAEAVIRIGKKSLKTGTLVVLASLSFIAIYFLNIPFPVIIVSAGIIGYLFNRRLSGQGEPLKGAVSESVHDSTSSGWGRTIRIATFGLLLWFSPMILIGLWLGWDSILVNIGVLFSKAAVVTFGGAYAVLGYIGQQAVNHYGWLTQEQMMDGLALAETTPGPLIMVNQFVAYVAAYLHTQGLTPAVAGAVGGVVATWVTFVPSTLWIFIGAPYIESLRRKVRLSSALTAITAAVVGVVLNLAVNFTRHTLLPETGGFQWYALAASIISFVGMTKFKWGMIPVIIGSALAGYIWKQIL
- a CDS encoding universal stress protein yields the protein MNCAQFCPVGKLEKLLLATDGSKHSEGAIREAIGFASKCSSKLYVCMVLETNPEYETIGSDVLEREEEEAKAHLDSIKSRAATEGLACETIFLESVEASEAIVDEATEKKVDMIVIGRHGRKGLLKAFMGELAERVITHAPCKVLVVPKAAKIEYRNIMVATDGSGHSIAAVEEAVNIAKRCGSRIIALSSVRTDSELARAQANVNKVLEMAKSEGVEAEGLTPAGRSYNVIVETAGGRGVDLIVMGMPVKSELGKFFTGSATEKVIGTAGCAVLVAKGEASVSATV
- a CDS encoding DUF2148 domain-containing protein; the protein is MKEVTEMAVKLMAASARTAPKAGGKDFLEIAVITKDEDLKKIAETMKEYASKSTNEAYWLRDASNIENSQALLLVGLSKPVTAGYDCGGCGYLTCAEFAKNRQIRSKEMGYTGPHCVMRMIDIGVALSSAAKTAGLLNVDNRVQQRVGAAARAIGLIQGEVVMGIPVSITGKSIYYDRQTPVKH